The genomic segment GCGCGGGAACCTCGCCCTTCGCCCCGACGCCCCACTGGCGCCGCCTGCTCGCCCGCGCCGGCGCCGGCCTGCTCGGGGTGCTGCTCTACTTCCAGGCCATCGAGCACCTGCATCTGGCCGACGCCTCGCTGCTGAACAAGACGTCCCCGTTCTTCGTCCTCGTCTTCGCCGTGCTCTTCCTGGGCGAGCGTCTGGGCAGGTCCCAGGTGCCGGTGCTGATGCTGGCTTTCGCGGGCGCGCTGCTCGTGATCAGGCCCCGCTTCGACACCACGATGCTGCCCGCCCTGGCGGGCCTCGGCTCGGGCCTCTTCGCCGGACTGGCCTACGTGCTCGTGCGCTCGCTGAAGGGCCGCGAGGGGCCGAACCGCATCATCCTGACCTTCTCCCTCGTCTCGTGCCTGGCCATGGCACCCTTCCTCGTCGCGGCCCCGCCGCGGCCGACGCCGGGCCAATGGCTCGCCCTGGCCGGCACCGGCGTCTTCGCGGC from the bacterium genome contains:
- a CDS encoding DMT family transporter, coding for MTPHTPSAAPRPGPTDDMPRAMAWMVASGLSFALMGAMVKFAGDVPLPAKVFFRNLVTLVITLGVAVRAGTSPFAPTPHWRRLLARAGAGLLGVLLYFQAIEHLHLADASLLNKTSPFFVLVFAVLFLGERLGRSQVPVLMLAFAGALLVIRPRFDTTMLPALAGLGSGLFAGLAYVLVRSLKGREGPNRIILTFSLVSCLAMAPFLVAAPPRPTPGQWLALAGTGVFAAGGQYGLTFAYHHARASRISVFTYLHVLFAMVLGFVFFDERPDALSLLGGALIVIAAVATGRIARREDERSA